One window of the Streptomyces sp. B3I8 genome contains the following:
- a CDS encoding YbaB/EbfC family nucleoid-associated protein, with translation MTEPIKDRLARAISELEETRQAVDRAERQLRATTVTVRSKDRSVEVIVDAQGHLADVRFLNGKYRTMGAAQLSAALIEAVRQAQADVARMVLDAFRPLSETPGLQPHVEGSGVEWDDIFGPLLETVDKDEEARRRAGDGLRDEITEDGEKG, from the coding sequence ATGACAGAACCGATCAAGGACAGGCTCGCCAGGGCCATCTCCGAACTGGAGGAGACCAGGCAGGCCGTGGACCGGGCCGAGCGGCAACTGCGGGCCACCACGGTGACGGTCCGTTCGAAGGACCGCAGCGTGGAGGTCATCGTCGACGCCCAGGGACACCTCGCCGACGTGCGGTTCCTCAACGGCAAGTACCGCACCATGGGCGCCGCCCAGCTCTCCGCGGCCCTGATCGAGGCCGTACGCCAGGCCCAGGCCGACGTGGCGCGGATGGTGCTGGACGCCTTCCGGCCCCTGTCCGAGACCCCGGGGCTCCAGCCGCACGTCGAGGGCTCCGGCGTGGAGTGGGACGACATCTTCGGGCCCCTGCTGGAGACCGTCGACAAGGACGAGGAAGCCCGCCGGCGGGCGGGCGACGGGCTCCGCGACGAGATCACCGAGGACGGCGAGAAGGGATGA
- a CDS encoding AAWKG family protein (Members of this family are unrelated to eukaryotic Tcp10, although some members contain a repetitive region similar to a C-terminal repeat region of Tcp10.), whose amino-acid sequence MADNVVFPADSVDDYWHTAVKVLTGYVMPARETLFGRLLGNDSIPLMRVEFSDFGGYPPDAVVDAVDALEWRTQNSGWRIENTDFVVPFYSGKKGAIGDAGVNTEVKMKKARITLLGTSSIDVPAGGVVMGSEFRSGLGHDFQGQSKDTVWSNKALSQYSYGGGEALNQLLVNGSTRGFSWNDLPVTDTDAVDLNSFDMNAQAFDRVAQFFQHRSRDLQDWEFDLGKQDAAWKGQAAGVFRDLVHTLARNYAAYSRQFPASGAAGSLYGDDLRAFRRQVQGAAQRLWNEWDRWQLYLGNPLRWLHDVLLEVTDEVWYHNLTKVRFKYNFSGRGVSTGNHYVKFPGFYGGSRAFGPLENKDTWKKIGEEAIRRWQKSVKDILSSAGKQALIDIENAFNDERFPKKVQTETVDLTQKYTTDLAAHDKAEAKKEKEEAEHRADEKQKQAEDRAAKAQAAAEDRADKKQAEAEARAEQKQAEAERKQEAKEKEQEQKQEAKEKEQEEKQAAAERKQEAKEQEQEEKQERKEKEQEEKQAAAERKQEQQQQEQQDKQEAKEKEQEEKQEQKEKEAGEKQAAAEQKQEQRQKEADDKREELQAKQDQKEAQAAQQQTLLTQQAAQEREQQKKDQARKEKEQEQKQAEAERKQEAKEQEQEEKQERKEREAEEKQAAAEQKQEAKEKEQQDKQEAKEKEQEDKQAEAERKQEAKEQEQEKKQAAAQQAQEQKEKEQEQRQIRTETEYRDRQEQQQHAAEERQDRLQAEQDQKQAEQEKKQAEAETRAEQKQTEAERRAEQQQREAQDRYDRRTGALGADAGLPDGLSLPGGGGGPGADGATTTLNPDGSVTLDYPDGTSRHIDLPGGEVVTTRPDGSVLTGDLRPGESLTNSDGSTTTLGPDGRLTTSLPDGSTSVLDPDHGTITTQRPDGTTVTTPIDPGQTLPTGPGGISGAHPGGGSSLYSPSYGDGYEEELYDDLSDSPDASEHGMGAGNGAGGGMPMLPMGTRLNGMSSGGAGGEGERVRAMFDDGQPVTTRRSVGRAGPEETVTTASRNNVATMGGAPFAPPMGGGGPGQQQTESGDRQRASWTDQDEDVWGTDEDAAPATAIGR is encoded by the coding sequence GTGGCCGACAACGTCGTATTCCCGGCAGACTCCGTCGACGACTACTGGCACACGGCCGTCAAGGTTCTGACGGGCTATGTGATGCCGGCCCGCGAGACACTGTTCGGCCGGCTGCTGGGCAACGACAGCATCCCGCTGATGAGGGTGGAGTTCTCCGACTTCGGCGGCTACCCGCCCGACGCGGTCGTCGACGCCGTCGACGCGCTCGAGTGGCGGACCCAGAACTCCGGTTGGCGCATCGAGAACACCGACTTCGTCGTCCCGTTCTACTCCGGCAAGAAGGGTGCCATCGGGGACGCGGGGGTCAACACCGAGGTCAAGATGAAGAAGGCCCGGATCACCCTGCTGGGGACCAGCAGCATCGACGTCCCGGCCGGCGGCGTGGTCATGGGCAGCGAGTTCCGCAGCGGTCTCGGCCACGACTTCCAGGGCCAGTCCAAGGACACCGTCTGGAGCAACAAGGCGCTGTCGCAGTACAGCTACGGGGGCGGCGAGGCCCTGAACCAGCTCCTCGTCAACGGCAGCACCCGCGGATTCTCCTGGAACGACCTGCCGGTCACCGACACGGACGCGGTCGATCTGAACTCCTTCGACATGAACGCCCAGGCGTTCGACCGCGTCGCCCAGTTCTTCCAGCACCGTTCCCGCGACCTGCAGGACTGGGAGTTCGACCTCGGCAAGCAGGACGCGGCCTGGAAGGGACAGGCGGCCGGGGTCTTCCGGGACCTCGTGCACACCCTGGCCCGCAACTACGCCGCCTACAGCCGCCAGTTCCCCGCCTCGGGGGCCGCAGGTTCCCTCTACGGCGACGACCTGCGCGCCTTCCGCAGGCAGGTGCAGGGTGCCGCCCAGCGGCTGTGGAACGAGTGGGACAGGTGGCAGCTCTACCTGGGCAACCCGCTGCGCTGGCTGCACGACGTGCTGCTGGAGGTGACGGACGAGGTCTGGTACCACAACCTCACCAAGGTCCGTTTCAAGTACAACTTCTCCGGCCGCGGCGTGAGCACCGGCAACCACTACGTGAAGTTCCCCGGGTTCTACGGCGGATCCCGCGCCTTCGGGCCGCTGGAGAACAAGGACACCTGGAAGAAGATCGGCGAAGAGGCCATCCGCCGCTGGCAGAAGTCGGTGAAGGACATCCTCTCCAGCGCCGGCAAGCAGGCGCTGATCGACATCGAGAACGCCTTCAACGACGAGCGTTTCCCCAAGAAGGTGCAGACGGAGACCGTCGACCTGACGCAGAAGTACACCACCGACCTCGCGGCGCACGACAAGGCCGAGGCCAAGAAGGAGAAGGAAGAGGCCGAGCACCGGGCCGACGAGAAACAGAAGCAGGCCGAGGACCGCGCGGCGAAGGCGCAGGCGGCGGCGGAGGACCGCGCCGACAAGAAGCAGGCGGAGGCCGAGGCACGCGCCGAGCAGAAGCAGGCCGAGGCGGAGCGCAAGCAGGAGGCGAAGGAGAAGGAGCAGGAGCAGAAGCAGGAGGCGAAGGAGAAGGAGCAGGAGGAGAAACAGGCCGCCGCCGAGCGCAAGCAGGAGGCGAAGGAACAGGAGCAGGAGGAGAAGCAGGAACGCAAGGAGAAGGAGCAGGAGGAGAAGCAGGCCGCCGCCGAGCGCAAGCAGGAACAGCAGCAGCAGGAGCAGCAGGACAAGCAGGAGGCGAAGGAGAAGGAGCAGGAGGAGAAGCAGGAACAGAAGGAGAAGGAGGCCGGGGAGAAGCAGGCCGCCGCCGAGCAGAAGCAGGAACAGAGGCAGAAGGAGGCCGACGACAAGCGGGAGGAGCTGCAGGCCAAGCAGGACCAGAAAGAGGCCCAGGCCGCACAGCAGCAGACGTTGTTGACTCAGCAGGCCGCGCAGGAGCGCGAGCAGCAGAAGAAGGACCAGGCGCGCAAGGAGAAGGAGCAGGAGCAGAAGCAGGCCGAGGCCGAGCGCAAGCAGGAGGCCAAGGAACAGGAACAGGAGGAGAAGCAGGAACGCAAGGAGCGGGAGGCCGAGGAGAAGCAGGCCGCCGCCGAGCAGAAGCAGGAGGCCAAGGAGAAGGAGCAGCAGGACAAGCAGGAGGCGAAGGAGAAGGAACAGGAGGACAAGCAGGCCGAGGCCGAGCGCAAGCAGGAGGCCAAGGAGCAGGAGCAGGAGAAGAAGCAGGCCGCCGCCCAGCAGGCGCAGGAACAGAAGGAGAAGGAGCAGGAGCAGCGGCAGATCCGGACGGAGACCGAGTACCGGGACCGTCAGGAACAGCAGCAGCACGCGGCCGAGGAACGCCAGGACCGGCTCCAGGCGGAACAGGACCAGAAGCAGGCGGAGCAGGAGAAGAAGCAGGCGGAGGCCGAGACCCGCGCCGAGCAGAAGCAGACGGAGGCGGAACGCCGGGCCGAGCAGCAGCAGCGCGAGGCCCAGGACCGTTACGACCGCCGGACCGGGGCGCTCGGCGCCGACGCGGGGCTGCCGGACGGACTGTCCCTGCCCGGCGGCGGTGGCGGGCCGGGTGCCGACGGCGCCACGACCACCCTCAACCCCGACGGCTCGGTGACCCTGGACTACCCGGACGGCACCTCACGCCACATCGACCTGCCCGGCGGCGAGGTGGTCACCACCCGCCCCGACGGCTCCGTCCTCACCGGTGATCTGCGCCCGGGGGAGTCGCTCACCAACAGCGACGGCAGCACGACCACCCTGGGGCCGGACGGCCGGCTCACCACCTCGCTCCCCGACGGCAGCACCAGCGTCCTCGATCCCGACCACGGCACCATCACCACGCAACGGCCCGACGGCACGACGGTCACCACACCCATCGACCCCGGCCAGACCCTGCCCACCGGCCCCGGCGGCATCTCCGGCGCGCATCCCGGCGGCGGTTCCTCCCTCTACTCGCCCTCGTACGGCGACGGCTACGAGGAGGAGCTGTACGACGACCTGTCCGACTCCCCGGACGCCTCGGAGCACGGCATGGGCGCGGGCAACGGAGCGGGCGGCGGCATGCCGATGCTGCCCATGGGGACGCGCCTCAACGGGATGAGCAGCGGTGGCGCGGGCGGCGAGGGCGAACGGGTGCGGGCCATGTTCGACGACGGCCAGCCCGTCACCACGCGGCGCTCCGTCGGCCGGGCCGGACCGGAGGAGACGGTGACCACGGCGAGCCGCAACAACGTCGCCACGATGGGCGGCGCGCCCTTCGCCCCGCCCATGGGCGGCGGCGGCCCCGGACAGCAGCAGACGGAGAGCGGCGACCGCCAACGGGCCTCGTGGACCGACCAGGACGAGGACGTGTGGGGCACCGACGAGGACGCCGCTCCGGCCACGGCCATCGGCCGCTGA
- a CDS encoding type VII secretion system-associated protein produces the protein MAEDPNPKTGKLAMDKAGLQAFLETRVLPFQEELRRITLDDPVLGPAVSTLIRKSDITSKQEFDAYGSQRPLAIGQMVKAENLHGKGETLSQAIGKTAEELLEVYEEQTKLFKDVVDNLHTTIDTLFTAQAKSLTDIDGQDFLDVFEDVQADLGGAQRPGGRDKD, from the coding sequence ATGGCTGAAGACCCGAACCCCAAGACCGGCAAGCTCGCCATGGACAAGGCCGGCCTCCAGGCGTTCCTGGAGACGCGCGTGCTGCCCTTCCAGGAGGAACTGCGCCGGATCACCCTGGACGACCCGGTCCTCGGGCCCGCGGTGAGCACGCTGATCCGGAAGTCGGACATCACCAGCAAGCAGGAGTTCGACGCCTACGGTTCCCAGCGGCCGCTCGCCATCGGGCAGATGGTGAAGGCGGAGAACCTGCACGGCAAGGGCGAGACGCTCAGCCAGGCCATCGGCAAGACGGCGGAGGAACTGCTCGAGGTCTACGAGGAGCAGACCAAGCTGTTCAAGGACGTGGTGGACAACCTGCACACCACGATCGACACGCTGTTCACCGCGCAGGCCAAGAGTCTCACCGACATCGACGGCCAGGACTTCCTCGACGTCTTCGAGGACGTACAGGCCGACCTCGGCGGCGCACAGCGCCCCGGCGGCCGGGACAAGGACTGA
- a CDS encoding WXG100 family type VII secretion target yields the protein MSDYTDGYIYVDYSQMSNAADDMISQTRAIATTMSSLEQELNALRNSWIGDDKDVYDGKQRAWDNAVKGMEELLTKHSALLTTVSENYQYSERSLTQMWDSVKIGR from the coding sequence ATGAGTGATTACACGGACGGCTACATCTACGTCGACTACTCGCAGATGAGCAACGCCGCCGACGACATGATCAGCCAGACCAGGGCGATCGCGACGACCATGTCCAGCCTGGAACAGGAGCTCAACGCGCTCCGCAACTCCTGGATCGGTGACGACAAGGACGTCTACGACGGCAAGCAGCGGGCCTGGGACAACGCCGTCAAGGGCATGGAGGAGCTGCTGACCAAGCACTCCGCGCTGCTGACGACCGTCTCGGAGAACTACCAGTACAGCGAGCGGTCCCTGACGCAGATGTGGGACTCGGTCAAGATCGGCCGCTGA
- the eccB gene encoding type VII secretion protein EccB — MQNKRDQVQAHMFLMGRLTSSMLRHDPDAPESPQGRTNRGIAIGVIIAVLVAAGAFVFGLISPGTQDSWRTAGGLIVDKDTGTRYLYLDGRLRPVRNYASARLLGGDGLKTTTVGSASLKGTPRGTPVGIPGAPDDLPAAGDLSDAPWQVCATHTAKASGALDRVTTTLAVSHDAPGHPLGENEGLLAAAPDGTEYLLWQGSRLRLDKAAAAGEALGYASVHAVPVSAAFLDALPAGPDLAPPGIPGMGTPGRRLGGGDTTVGQVFVLSVPGAEERHYVLREDGLAPLTATELALLLGDPRTREKAYGGATPKALPLSSQALAGNTADRSDPLAGPGAFPRTPPKAVSVPEDRTPCVFVTPAGDGTRVGLSLSATRELGPLAQHASGVSSAACLPVDRVTVEPGRGALVRALGAAGGEVGGTVYLVTETGVKYRLSTKGAVRALGYQDVPRKQIPALMLAMLPSGPDLYPEAAEAGRASVTSPRCGGRSAGDAGKGTSGAGASGDAGKAASNADAT; from the coding sequence ATGCAGAACAAACGCGACCAGGTCCAGGCCCACATGTTCCTGATGGGCAGGCTGACCTCGAGCATGCTGCGCCACGACCCGGACGCCCCCGAGAGCCCCCAGGGCCGCACCAACCGGGGCATCGCCATCGGTGTGATCATCGCGGTGCTGGTGGCCGCGGGCGCCTTCGTCTTCGGCCTGATCAGCCCCGGCACGCAGGACTCCTGGCGCACCGCCGGCGGCCTGATCGTCGACAAGGACACCGGGACCCGGTACCTCTACCTCGACGGCAGACTGCGCCCGGTCCGCAACTACGCCTCCGCCCGGCTGCTCGGCGGCGACGGCCTGAAGACCACCACGGTGGGCTCGGCGTCGCTCAAGGGCACCCCGCGCGGCACCCCGGTGGGCATACCGGGCGCCCCCGACGACCTGCCCGCCGCCGGCGACCTCTCGGACGCCCCGTGGCAGGTGTGCGCCACCCACACGGCGAAGGCGTCCGGCGCCCTCGACCGGGTGACCACCACGCTCGCCGTGTCCCACGACGCCCCCGGCCACCCCCTCGGGGAGAACGAGGGGCTCCTCGCCGCCGCCCCGGACGGCACCGAGTACCTGCTGTGGCAGGGCAGCCGGCTGCGGCTGGACAAGGCCGCCGCGGCCGGGGAGGCCCTCGGATACGCCTCCGTGCACGCCGTCCCCGTCTCCGCCGCCTTCCTCGACGCCCTGCCCGCCGGACCCGACCTGGCACCGCCCGGCATCCCCGGCATGGGCACCCCCGGCCGGCGCCTCGGCGGCGGCGACACCACCGTCGGCCAGGTCTTCGTCCTGTCCGTGCCGGGAGCCGAGGAGCGTCACTACGTGCTGCGCGAGGACGGTCTCGCGCCGCTCACCGCCACCGAACTGGCCCTGCTGCTCGGCGATCCGCGCACCCGCGAGAAGGCCTACGGCGGGGCCACGCCCAAGGCCCTGCCGCTGAGCTCGCAGGCCCTTGCCGGCAACACGGCCGACAGGTCCGACCCGCTCGCCGGCCCGGGGGCCTTCCCGAGGACCCCGCCGAAGGCGGTGAGCGTCCCGGAGGACCGGACGCCCTGCGTCTTCGTGACCCCGGCCGGTGACGGGACCCGCGTCGGCCTCTCGCTGTCCGCCACCCGGGAGCTCGGACCCCTCGCCCAGCACGCCTCCGGTGTCTCCTCCGCCGCCTGCCTGCCCGTGGACCGGGTCACGGTGGAGCCGGGACGGGGCGCCCTGGTGCGCGCCCTGGGCGCCGCCGGCGGCGAGGTGGGCGGCACGGTGTACCTGGTCACCGAGACCGGCGTGAAGTACCGCCTGTCCACCAAGGGGGCGGTGCGGGCGCTCGGTTACCAGGACGTGCCCCGCAAACAGATACCGGCCCTGATGCTGGCCATGCTCCCCTCCGGGCCCGACCTGTACCCGGAGGCGGCCGAGGCGGGCCGGGCGAGCGTGACGTCCCCGCGCTGCGGGGGCAGGTCGGCGGGCGACGCGGGCAAGGGCACGAGCGGTGCCGGGGCCTCGGGCGACGCGGGCAAGGCGGCGAGCAACGCGGATGCAACCTGA
- the eccD gene encoding type VII secretion integral membrane protein EccD: protein MTDTTTSGLCRVTVHAPAKSIDLAVPADVPVADLLPTLVGYAGDGLAEQGLEHGGWVLQRLGGPPFDEDSSLASLGLLEGETLHLRPRADTLPEVALDDLVDGIADTMRERPFGWSAAVSRRVLLGLLVLVLTAGLAVLVLPGPAAHLRTLAAAAAGLLLLAGAGSASRAVGDAEAGAALGLAAAPYFAVVGWLLPGGDLDGPDHYAILGSRLLAAGAAAAGGAMIAVAAVAAFAALFLAVVVIAVAAVGAGALMMVTDLGPGHVAALVALAAVLFGAFVPTMSFRLSGMRMPPLPTNAQQLQEGIEPHSPSVVAARTVAADGWMTGLYAATSVVCAACLLGLAHRTTLPAVLTMATLSVLLLLHSRGLGNTLQRLSLVAAGVWGGALLVQDVALPAGPADRLLLVAGLIAVAAALAIASWTVPGRRLVPYWGRGAEILHSATAVSLLPLALWVLGVFGRLRALSA, encoded by the coding sequence ATGACCGACACCACCACGTCAGGCCTGTGCCGTGTCACCGTGCACGCGCCGGCGAAGTCCATCGACCTGGCCGTCCCCGCCGACGTCCCCGTCGCCGACCTCCTTCCCACCCTGGTGGGTTACGCCGGTGACGGCCTCGCCGAACAGGGCCTGGAGCACGGCGGATGGGTGCTCCAGCGCCTCGGCGGCCCGCCCTTCGACGAGGACAGCAGCCTCGCCTCGCTCGGCCTGCTGGAGGGCGAGACCCTCCACCTGCGCCCCCGCGCCGACACCCTGCCCGAAGTGGCCCTGGACGACCTGGTCGACGGCATCGCCGACACCATGCGGGAACGCCCCTTCGGCTGGAGCGCCGCCGTCTCCCGCCGCGTCCTGCTCGGCCTGCTCGTCCTCGTACTCACCGCCGGCCTGGCGGTACTCGTGCTGCCCGGCCCCGCCGCCCACCTGCGCACCCTCGCGGCCGCCGCCGCGGGACTCCTGCTGCTCGCCGGCGCCGGTTCGGCCAGCCGCGCCGTCGGCGACGCCGAGGCGGGCGCCGCCCTGGGCCTGGCCGCCGCACCCTACTTCGCCGTCGTCGGCTGGCTGCTGCCCGGAGGCGACCTCGACGGACCCGACCACTACGCGATCCTCGGCTCCCGGCTGCTCGCCGCCGGTGCCGCCGCGGCCGGTGGCGCGATGATCGCCGTCGCCGCCGTGGCCGCGTTCGCCGCCCTGTTCCTGGCCGTGGTCGTGATCGCCGTCGCGGCGGTGGGAGCCGGCGCGCTGATGATGGTCACGGACCTCGGGCCCGGCCACGTGGCGGCCCTCGTCGCGCTGGCCGCGGTCCTCTTCGGCGCCTTCGTGCCCACCATGTCCTTCCGGCTCTCCGGCATGCGCATGCCGCCGCTGCCCACCAACGCACAGCAGTTGCAGGAGGGCATCGAGCCGCACTCCCCGTCCGTGGTGGCCGCCCGCACCGTCGCCGCCGACGGCTGGATGACCGGCCTGTACGCGGCCACATCGGTCGTGTGCGCCGCCTGCCTGCTGGGCCTGGCCCACCGCACCACCCTGCCCGCCGTGCTCACCATGGCGACCCTGTCGGTACTGCTGCTCCTGCACAGCCGGGGACTGGGCAACACCCTGCAGCGCCTGTCGCTGGTCGCCGCCGGGGTGTGGGGTGGGGCACTGCTCGTCCAGGACGTGGCGCTCCCGGCCGGCCCGGCCGACCGGCTGCTGCTGGTCGCGGGGCTCATCGCCGTCGCCGCCGCCCTGGCCATCGCCTCCTGGACGGTCCCGGGACGCCGGCTGGTGCCCTACTGGGGCCGGGGAGCGGAGATCCTGCACTCCGCCACGGCCGTCAGCCTGCTGCCGCTCGCCCTGTGGGTGCTCGGCGTCTTCGGCAGACTGCGCGCCCTCAGCGCCTGA